The Limibacillus sp. genomic interval GAAGGTCACGCCCGCCGCGCGCAGCCGCTTGGCGACCCCCAAGCCGAAGTCGGGCATGTCGATGGAGAGATAGATATCCGGCTCAAGGCGCAAGGCGGCGGCGGCGACCTGGCGCATACGGCGAAGTATGTTGAGCGCCTGGGGCAGCACTTCGACGATCCCCATGACCGCGAGCTCACCCATGGGGATCATGCTCTCCATGCCCTCGGCTTCCATATAGGGGCCGCCAATGCCGGAGAAGCGCACCTTGCCGTCCGTCTCGCTCTTGAGCGCCGCCATCAAGCGCGCACCGAGCTGATCGCCCGACGGCTCACCGGCGACCAGGAAGACGTGCAGGTCGCCCGACCGCTCCCCGCTCATGGCCGGGGCAATCCGAGGAGAAAGAGCCCCTGACGGTCCGCCAGACGACAGCACTCCTCTTCATCAACGATGAGGGCGCCCCCTTCTTCAAAGGCTATGCCGCGAAGCCCGGCGTCAGCCGCCTCCTTGATGGTCCTCGGTCCGATGGTCGGCAGGTCTGCGCGCTTTTCCTGTTGCGGCTTTGCGAGCTTCACAATCGCGCTGGAGGTCCTTGACCCGCGCCAGGAGCTTGTCCGTGCCTTCAATGGCTTCCACGCCCAGCACCAAACCCTGTTGCACGACAACCGACTGTCCGACATCCAAGGCGCCGAGGGCCTTCGCGACTTCCGCGCCCCGCTCAATATCCTGGCGCGCCTGGGCGTCCGGCTCGACGGAGCCGTAGAGACCCGAACGCGCGGCCATGTCGGTCATGATCTCCTCGATACCGACCACGCCGAATCCCTCGCGCTCTTCCAGTTCGCGGATGATGGCGGTCAGGATGCCGTCGTCGCCCAGAGCCGCCTTGCCCGCTCTGGCGAGCCCCTCGCGCGCCCT includes:
- the lpxI gene encoding UDP-2,3-diacylglucosamine diphosphatase LpxI (LpxI, functionally equivalent to LpxH, replaces it in LPS biosynthesis in a minority of bacteria.) translates to MASASQNPEARKLAILAGGGSLPRRVALRARSLGREVFLVCFKGQTEKETCRDLPHFWTRLGAVGEILERLHQEEVKDIVLAGPIKRPGITSLLPDRRAREGLARAGKAALGDDGILTAIIRELEEREGFGVVGIEEIMTDMAARSGLYGSVEPDAQARQDIERGAEVAKALGALDVGQSVVVQQGLVLGVEAIEGTDKLLARVKDLQRDCEARKAATGKARRPADHRTEDHQGGG